In Macadamia integrifolia cultivar HAES 741 chromosome 5, SCU_Mint_v3, whole genome shotgun sequence, a single window of DNA contains:
- the LOC122079965 gene encoding sarcoplasmic reticulum histidine-rich calcium-binding protein-like → MDCKKFIQLVEEKKKRILEKKEAPLKWEQKLEAAAKAKADAEAKQKQLKVAKHKGKSASSDDDDSDSDAGRTAKRTHRKHGHSDSSGENERMKDKKFRRRSKKHSTRSEEDSSSDDYESGSEEDNRKKRGHKRRHRHHHSSRCSLSESESSDESEVEHARQSHARHHKHHRRSSDYSDSDGNKRRHERRHKRHNRSSLDDSSSSESEHKRERSRYMGKSSDDNHDELGKPKKHKEWNQLHGHHHRHHHHHHHNLIHRTNDSCDHQPHHLLEQKEKHLENGQRREHLDMVNGIINNGTDP, encoded by the coding sequence ATGGATTGCAAGAAGTTCATCCAGTTGGttgaggagaaaaagaagaggattcTGGAGAAGAAGGAAGCCCCCTTGAAATGGGAACAGAAGCTAGAAGCTGCTGCAAAGGCAAAAGCTGATGCTGAAGCAAAACAGAAGCAGCTGAAAGTTGCAAAGCACAAGGGAAAATCCGCATCATCTGATGATGATGACAGTGATAGTGATGCAGGGAGGACAGCAAAAAGGACTCACAGGAAGCATGGCCACTCTGATTCATCTGGTGAGAATGAGAGAATGAAAGATAAGAAATTCAGGCGAAGGTCAAAGAAGCATTCTACAAGATCAGAGGAGGATAGCAGTAGTGATGATTATGAGAGTGGGTCAGAGGAAGATAACAGGAAGAAGCGAGGTCACAAGAGGAGGCATAGGCACCACCACAGTTCGAGGTGCAGTTTAAGTGAATCAGAATCTAGTGATGAGAGTGAGGTAGAGCATGCTAGGCAAAGTCATGCTAGGCACCACAAGCATCATCGCCGATCCAGTGATTATTCTGATTCTGATGGTAACAAACGTCGACATGAAAGGCGCCACAAGCGCCATAACAGATCCAGTTTAGACGATTCTAGCTCTTCGGAATCCGAGCATAAGCGAGAGAGGAGCCGGTACATGGGGAAATCATCAGATGACAACCATGATGAATTAGGTAAACCAAAGAAGCATAAGGAATGGAATCAATTGCATGGTCACCATCACCgtcatcatcaccaccatcaccacaaCCTTATCCATCGTACGAATGACAGTTGTGACCATCAACCGCATCATTTGCTAGaacagaaagaaaaacattTGGAGAATGGACAGCGCAGGGAGCATTTGGACATGGTGAATGGGATTATCAACAATGGTACAGATCCGTAG
- the LOC122079625 gene encoding vacuolar-sorting protein BRO1-like isoform X1 gives MAAPASSSAAANVMLAIHEKKTNSVEIYRPLCQFIAFNYSEREAQHLEDDLQDVKQMRSELERTSDSPDVRRNLLQKYYKALCVMESRFPISPDKEHINTITFTWFDAFKNKNKASQQNIHLEKAAVLFNLGAVNSQIALAADRSTPSSRMQAAHSFMASAGAFAFLRDNASMKASIGQSTLDISAECAGMLERLMLAQAQECVFEKVTAEGKSPGLCSKISRQVGLYYEEAFAALNVAPLNQHFDRTWISHVQLKAAQFYAEACYRYGLELHEKEEIAEEIARLRSGISTLADAKKSTKGVAAQLVDAINRLEANINRNLERALKENDRVYLMRVPGANTLPPLPAATLVKSTPMTDILDASKEKLFASLVPDSSAKALSRYTEMVDDIIRMQAEKLQQGSEIARVRLKEMDLPDSILALEGNITLPMDLKEDVEAVQISGGPVGLEAELQQLRDLRRVNHELLVQTEEQLQNEAREDAQFRSQFGTRWTRPQSTTLTKNLQDRLNRFAANLKQATESDSRIERAVSDHSVLMSILDRRPIESALPTLAKPIMSLNANEDAIVGTLKHSLRQLETLGAQRAGLEDMLKEMKRKDDILPKLMTSTGSYEDLFRKELAKYDHISEEITQNIEAQEQLLMQIQVQSDEFSAVFNLEDYKASRGKCYKQISAAIAKYREIKENINEGLKFYVTLQDAITNIKQQCSDFVMTRNIQCREMIEDVQRQMAGFNFQDKGPSGYPSNYPSVGQLHQTQRTTAPQQPDPQSSPHSSWPQNPYYHQAEQPPVSGYGHPHMPYSSPQQQLPPSHYNVPAASSPYPSQPQQQPVDYGQPAYPGWRGPYYNTHSQHPGSYPPPPGWRGPYYKHQ, from the exons ATGGCTGCTCCGGCGTCGTCGTCAGCGGCGGCGAACGTGATGCTTGCGATTCACGAGAAGAAAACCAATTCCGTTGAGATCTACCGTCCCCTTTGCCAATTCATTGCCTTCAACTACTCCGAACGCGAAGCTCAGCACCTCGAAGATGACCTCCAAGATGTGAAGCAGATGAGGTCTGAGCTCGAACGCACCTCCGACTCGCCCGACGTTCGCCGCAACCTCCTTCAGAAATACTACAAGGCCCTTTGTGTCATGGAGTCTCGCTTCCCTATCTCTCCCGATAAAGAACACATCAACACCATTACTTTCACCTGGTTCGACGCCTTCAAGAATAAAAACAAGGCCTCGCAGCAGAATATCCACTTGGAGAAGGCTGCTGTGCTCTTCAATCTCGGCGCTGTCAATAGCCAAATCGCCCTTGCTGCTGATCGATCCACTCCAAGTAGTCGGATGCAGGCTGCTCACTCCTTTATGGCATCCGCTGGGGCCTTTGCGTTCCTAAGGGACAACGCGTCGATGAAAGCTTCAATTGGGCAATCGACGCTTGATATCTCTGCTGAGTGCGCCGGAATGCTAGAGAGGCTTATGCTTGCTCAAGCCCAGGAGTGTGTATTTGAGAAGGTTACCGCGGAAGGCAAATCGCCTGGTCTTTGCTCCAAGATATCCAGGCAG GTTGGACTTTACTATGAAGAAGCTTTTGCTGCCTTAAACGTTGCTCCTTTGAACCAGCATTTTGACCGTACTTGGATATCACATGTACAGCTGAAGGCCGCTCAGTTCTATGCTGAAGCTTGCTACCGCTATGGCTTGGAATTGCATGAGAAAGAAGAGATTGCTGAGGAAATTGCACGGCTAAGGAGTGGGATTAGCACATTGGCGGATGCCAAGAAATCGACTAAAGGAGTTGCTGCACAACTTGTAGATGCAATAAATAGGTTAGAAGCTAATATCAATCGCAATCTTGAGAGGGCATTGAAGGAGAATGATCGAGTATATCTAATGAGGGTTCCTGGAGCTAATACCTTACCACCTCTTCCAGCTGCTACACTGGTCAAGTCCACACCGATGACTGACATCTTGGATGCGAGCAAAGAGAAGTTATTTGCGAGTCTTGTTCCTGACAGCAGTGCGAAGGCTTTATCAAGGTATACTGAAATGGTTGATGACATCATTCGGATGCAAGCTGAGAAATTGCAGCAAGGGAGTGAGATCGCTCGGGTAAGGCTGAAGGAAATGGACCTGCCTGATTCCATTCTTGCATTGGAAGGGAATATTACTCTACCAATGGATCTTAAAGAAGATGTTGAGGCAGTGCAGATCAGTGGGGGACCAGTTGGTTTGGAAGCTGAGTTGCAGCAACTTAGGGATTTGAGAAGGGTGAACCATGAATTGCTGGTCCAGACTGAAGAGCAATTGCAGAACGAAGCAAGAGAAGATGCTCAATTTCGTAGTCAATTTGGGACACGATGGACTCGACCTCAGTCCACCACTCTAACAAAGAACTTGCAGGATCGCCTGAACAGATTCGCTGCTAACCTTAAGCAAGCTACAGAGAGTGATTCACGGATTGAACGTGCCGTGAGTGATCATTCGGTCCTTATGTCAATCCTTGATCGACGGCcg ATAGAGTCTGCCCTTCCAACTCTGGCGAAGCCAATAATGTCTTTGAATGCCAACGAGGATGCCATTGTGGGAACCCTGAAGCACAGCTTG AGGCAATTGGAGACTCTAGGTGCACAAAGGGCTGGTCTTGAAGACATGCTTAAAGAGATGAAAAGGAAG GATGACATTCTACCCAAATTGATGACATCTACTGGGTCATATGAAGATCTTTTCAGGAAGGAGCTAGCAAAATATGATCATATCTCTGAGGAAATTACTCAGAATATTGAGGCACAAGAACAATTATTGATGCAGATTCAG GTTCAAAGTGATGAGTTTTCTGCTGTCTTTAATCTTGAAGACTACAAAG CATCTCGTGGCAAGTGTTATAAACAGATTTCAGCTGCCATAGCAAAATACCGAGAAATAAAGGAGAACATTAATGAGGGACTGAAGTTTTATGTCACCCTTCAG GATGCTATTACCAATATAAAGCAGCAGTGCAGTGATTTTGTGATGACGAGAAACATCCAATGTCGAGAAATGATTGAAGACGTGCAAAGGCAAATGGCAGGTTTTAACTTTCAGGACAAGGGTCCCAGTGGCTATCCCAGTAATTACCCTTCAGTTGGGCAACTACACCAAACTCAGAGGACTACTGCTCCTCAGCAGCCAGATCCTCAGAGCTCGCCACATTCTTCCTGGCCTCAGAACCCTTACTACCACCAGGCAGAGCAGCCTCCAGTATCTGGATATGGTCATCCTCATATGCCATATTCTTCTCCGCAGCAGCAACTGCCTCCGTCCCATTACAATGTTCCAGCTGCCAGTAGTCCTTACCCATCTCAGCCTCAGCAACAACCCGTTGATTATGGGCAACCTGCTTATCCTGGTTGGCGAGGTCCATACTACAACACGCACTCGCAGCATCCTGGATCTTATCCTCCACCTCCTGGTTGGCGAGGTCCATACTACAAGCACCAATAG
- the LOC122079625 gene encoding vacuolar-sorting protein BRO1-like isoform X2: protein MAAPASSSAAANVMLAIHEKKTNSVEIYRPLCQFIAFNYSEREAQHLEDDLQDVKQMRSELERTSDSPDVRRNLLQKYYKALCVMESRFPISPDKEHINTITFTWFDAFKNKNKASQQNIHLEKAAVLFNLGAVNSQIALAADRSTPSSRMQAAHSFMASAGAFAFLRDNASMKASIGQSTLDISAECAGMLERLMLAQAQECVFEKVTAEGKSPGLCSKISRQLKAAQFYAEACYRYGLELHEKEEIAEEIARLRSGISTLADAKKSTKGVAAQLVDAINRLEANINRNLERALKENDRVYLMRVPGANTLPPLPAATLVKSTPMTDILDASKEKLFASLVPDSSAKALSRYTEMVDDIIRMQAEKLQQGSEIARVRLKEMDLPDSILALEGNITLPMDLKEDVEAVQISGGPVGLEAELQQLRDLRRVNHELLVQTEEQLQNEAREDAQFRSQFGTRWTRPQSTTLTKNLQDRLNRFAANLKQATESDSRIERAVSDHSVLMSILDRRPIESALPTLAKPIMSLNANEDAIVGTLKHSLRQLETLGAQRAGLEDMLKEMKRKDDILPKLMTSTGSYEDLFRKELAKYDHISEEITQNIEAQEQLLMQIQVQSDEFSAVFNLEDYKASRGKCYKQISAAIAKYREIKENINEGLKFYVTLQDAITNIKQQCSDFVMTRNIQCREMIEDVQRQMAGFNFQDKGPSGYPSNYPSVGQLHQTQRTTAPQQPDPQSSPHSSWPQNPYYHQAEQPPVSGYGHPHMPYSSPQQQLPPSHYNVPAASSPYPSQPQQQPVDYGQPAYPGWRGPYYNTHSQHPGSYPPPPGWRGPYYKHQ from the exons ATGGCTGCTCCGGCGTCGTCGTCAGCGGCGGCGAACGTGATGCTTGCGATTCACGAGAAGAAAACCAATTCCGTTGAGATCTACCGTCCCCTTTGCCAATTCATTGCCTTCAACTACTCCGAACGCGAAGCTCAGCACCTCGAAGATGACCTCCAAGATGTGAAGCAGATGAGGTCTGAGCTCGAACGCACCTCCGACTCGCCCGACGTTCGCCGCAACCTCCTTCAGAAATACTACAAGGCCCTTTGTGTCATGGAGTCTCGCTTCCCTATCTCTCCCGATAAAGAACACATCAACACCATTACTTTCACCTGGTTCGACGCCTTCAAGAATAAAAACAAGGCCTCGCAGCAGAATATCCACTTGGAGAAGGCTGCTGTGCTCTTCAATCTCGGCGCTGTCAATAGCCAAATCGCCCTTGCTGCTGATCGATCCACTCCAAGTAGTCGGATGCAGGCTGCTCACTCCTTTATGGCATCCGCTGGGGCCTTTGCGTTCCTAAGGGACAACGCGTCGATGAAAGCTTCAATTGGGCAATCGACGCTTGATATCTCTGCTGAGTGCGCCGGAATGCTAGAGAGGCTTATGCTTGCTCAAGCCCAGGAGTGTGTATTTGAGAAGGTTACCGCGGAAGGCAAATCGCCTGGTCTTTGCTCCAAGATATCCAGGCAG CTGAAGGCCGCTCAGTTCTATGCTGAAGCTTGCTACCGCTATGGCTTGGAATTGCATGAGAAAGAAGAGATTGCTGAGGAAATTGCACGGCTAAGGAGTGGGATTAGCACATTGGCGGATGCCAAGAAATCGACTAAAGGAGTTGCTGCACAACTTGTAGATGCAATAAATAGGTTAGAAGCTAATATCAATCGCAATCTTGAGAGGGCATTGAAGGAGAATGATCGAGTATATCTAATGAGGGTTCCTGGAGCTAATACCTTACCACCTCTTCCAGCTGCTACACTGGTCAAGTCCACACCGATGACTGACATCTTGGATGCGAGCAAAGAGAAGTTATTTGCGAGTCTTGTTCCTGACAGCAGTGCGAAGGCTTTATCAAGGTATACTGAAATGGTTGATGACATCATTCGGATGCAAGCTGAGAAATTGCAGCAAGGGAGTGAGATCGCTCGGGTAAGGCTGAAGGAAATGGACCTGCCTGATTCCATTCTTGCATTGGAAGGGAATATTACTCTACCAATGGATCTTAAAGAAGATGTTGAGGCAGTGCAGATCAGTGGGGGACCAGTTGGTTTGGAAGCTGAGTTGCAGCAACTTAGGGATTTGAGAAGGGTGAACCATGAATTGCTGGTCCAGACTGAAGAGCAATTGCAGAACGAAGCAAGAGAAGATGCTCAATTTCGTAGTCAATTTGGGACACGATGGACTCGACCTCAGTCCACCACTCTAACAAAGAACTTGCAGGATCGCCTGAACAGATTCGCTGCTAACCTTAAGCAAGCTACAGAGAGTGATTCACGGATTGAACGTGCCGTGAGTGATCATTCGGTCCTTATGTCAATCCTTGATCGACGGCcg ATAGAGTCTGCCCTTCCAACTCTGGCGAAGCCAATAATGTCTTTGAATGCCAACGAGGATGCCATTGTGGGAACCCTGAAGCACAGCTTG AGGCAATTGGAGACTCTAGGTGCACAAAGGGCTGGTCTTGAAGACATGCTTAAAGAGATGAAAAGGAAG GATGACATTCTACCCAAATTGATGACATCTACTGGGTCATATGAAGATCTTTTCAGGAAGGAGCTAGCAAAATATGATCATATCTCTGAGGAAATTACTCAGAATATTGAGGCACAAGAACAATTATTGATGCAGATTCAG GTTCAAAGTGATGAGTTTTCTGCTGTCTTTAATCTTGAAGACTACAAAG CATCTCGTGGCAAGTGTTATAAACAGATTTCAGCTGCCATAGCAAAATACCGAGAAATAAAGGAGAACATTAATGAGGGACTGAAGTTTTATGTCACCCTTCAG GATGCTATTACCAATATAAAGCAGCAGTGCAGTGATTTTGTGATGACGAGAAACATCCAATGTCGAGAAATGATTGAAGACGTGCAAAGGCAAATGGCAGGTTTTAACTTTCAGGACAAGGGTCCCAGTGGCTATCCCAGTAATTACCCTTCAGTTGGGCAACTACACCAAACTCAGAGGACTACTGCTCCTCAGCAGCCAGATCCTCAGAGCTCGCCACATTCTTCCTGGCCTCAGAACCCTTACTACCACCAGGCAGAGCAGCCTCCAGTATCTGGATATGGTCATCCTCATATGCCATATTCTTCTCCGCAGCAGCAACTGCCTCCGTCCCATTACAATGTTCCAGCTGCCAGTAGTCCTTACCCATCTCAGCCTCAGCAACAACCCGTTGATTATGGGCAACCTGCTTATCCTGGTTGGCGAGGTCCATACTACAACACGCACTCGCAGCATCCTGGATCTTATCCTCCACCTCCTGGTTGGCGAGGTCCATACTACAAGCACCAATAG
- the LOC122079682 gene encoding uncharacterized protein LOC122079682 — protein MGNSTSCAPTIISGGAVKVLFSDGRLEVYTRPIKAAELMLENPRQFVCNSNDLKVGHRILGLAADEELEKRQLYFILPMDLLYSVLTNEELLSISYKASRAVKHGSSNNIGRIFPVLGDFCIFPSEVKTLESPERKPQPTKRYSRERSWKPALDTILETPIWV, from the coding sequence ATGGGGAATAGCACATCTTGTGCTCCTACAATTATCTCAGGTGGAGCAGTAAAGGTCTTGTTCAGTGATGGGAGACTGGAGGTGTACACAAGACCTATCAAGGCAGCTGAGCTGATGCTAGAGAACCCAAGGCAATTCGTGTGCAACTCTAACGATCTCAAGGTGGGTCACAGGATTCTAGGCCTCGCAGCCGATGAAGAACTGGAAAAGCGACAGCTCTACTTCATTCTTCCCATGGATTTGCTCTACTCGGTGCTTACTAATGAGGAGTTATTATCTATCTCATACAAAGCTTCCAGAGCAGTGAAGCATGGAAGCTCCAACAACATTGGAAGGATATTTCCTGTTTTGGGTGACTTTTGTATCTTCCCTTCAGAAGTCAAGACATTAGAGTCACCAGAGAGAAAGCCACAGCCCACAAAAAGATACTCCAGAGAGAGATCATGGAAGCCTGCGTTGGATACCATACTCGAAACTCCAATTTGGGTCTGA